In Paroedura picta isolate Pp20150507F chromosome 1, Ppicta_v3.0, whole genome shotgun sequence, the following are encoded in one genomic region:
- the BOLA1 gene encoding bolA-like protein 1 translates to MQCPRRTTLPRIPRRARPPPAARRRSAPAEASGGTPRRPTVPPMVPSRLLRLPLLLRAYSAGSGPSMEKPVGTAIRAKLQEALQPVHLEVIDDSHMHDVPRGSETHFRVVVASPRFEGLPLIHRHRLVNDILQEELAGPVHALSIQAKTPQQWQKNPTLSKSPPCLGGSKHDPHMASKVGTRD, encoded by the exons ATGCAGTGCCCGCGGCGAACTACCCTTCCCAGAATCCCCCGCagagcccgcccccccccagccgcccGCAGAAGGTCGGCTCCGGCAGAGGCGTCTGGTGGGACCCCGCGCAG gccgaCTGTCCCTCCGATGGTGCCCTCCCGCCTCCTGCGGCTGCCCCTCCTGCTCCGTGCCTACTCGGCAGGGAGCGGCCCTTCCATGGAGAAGCCGGTGGGGACAGCCATCCGGGCCAAGCTCCAAGAGGCCCTGCAGCCCGTCCACCTGGAGGTCATCGACGACAGCCACATGCACGACGTGCCCCGGGGCTCGGAGACCCACTTCCGGGTGGTGGTGGCCAGCCCCCGCTTCGAGGGGCTCCCCCTCATCCACCGCCACCGGCTGGTGAACGACATCCTGCAGGAAGAGCTGGCCGGGCCGGTCCACGCCCTCTCCATCCAAGCAAAGACCCCGCAGCAGTGGCAGAAGAACCCCACCCTGAGCAAGAGCCCCCCCTGCCTCGGCGGCTCCAAACACGACCCACACATGGCCAGCAAAGTGGGGACGCGGGACTGA